The DNA region TTCGCGGCGGCCCGGGCCGCCGAGACGGCGAATTTCACCGACGCTGAACGGCGGAAAGTTGTAGTGCAGCATGTAGGATTTGTAAAACTCGCCCTCCAGCTCGTCCATCTTCTGCTCGTCCACTTTGGTGCCGAGGGTGACGGCCGCCAGCGCCTGGGTCTGGCCGCGGGTGAAGATGCAGGTGCCGTGCACGCGCGGCAGCACGCCGACTTCACAAGTGATGTCGCGAATGCTGGTCCAGTCGCGGCCATCGAGGCGGCGCCGATCGTGCACGATCATGGCGCGCACAATCTCCTTCTCGATGGTGTGCAGAATCGTGCTGACTTGTGCCTCGCTTTCCGGAAAGTCGGCTTGCAGCGCTTCCGTCAGAGTCTTGTAGTACTGTTTCAAGCTGTCACGGCGTTTCTGCTTGTCGGATTCCCGCAGCAGGCCGCGCAGCGTTTCGGTGGCGGCCTCGCGCACGCGGCTTTCCAGGCCGGCGGGCAGCTCAATCGGAATCACCGGCCGCGGCGGTTTGGCCGCCTCCGCCACCACTGCCTTTTGCACCTGAATGAGCTGGCGCGCAACTTCATGACCAAACGCCAAGGCCGCGACCATATCCGCTTCGCTGACTTCGTGGGCTTCGCCCTCCACCATGATGATCGAATCCTCGGTGGCAGCCAGCACCAGGTCCAAGTCGCTGCCTTCGAGATCGGCATGGGTGGGATTGGCGAGGAACTTGCCGTCGCGGCGGCCGACGCGCACGCCGGCGAGCGGGCCGTTCCAGGGAAGGCCGGAGAGCATGATCGCCGTGGAGGCGGCGGAGATGCCCAACACGTCGGGATCATTTTCCTTGTCCGCCGACAGCACGGCGACCATGACCTGTACTTCGTTGCTGTAATCTTCGGCAAAGAGCGGGCGGATGCCGCGGTCGATCAAGCGCGCTGACAGAATTTCATTTTCGCTCGGTTTGCCTTCCCGTTTAAAAAAGCCACCCGGGATCTTGCCGGCGGCGTAAGCCTTCTCACGATAATCGACCGTGAGCGGGAAAAAATCTACGTCGGGTTTGGCTTCGGGATCGCCGACGACGGTTGCGAGCACGATGGTATCGCCAAATTGCACCCAGCAAGCGCCGTCCGCTTGCCGTGCGACGCGGCCGGTTTCAATCGCGAACACCTTCCCGTTCAGTTCAGTTTCCTTGCGACTAAGCATTCGGAAAACTCCTCGATGTTAATGTCACCCCGTTCGCTCTCTTGTACATCAGGCGGCGGGCGTCGTCTTTTGTACAAACGCAATAACAGGTTTGAGAGATTGTGATCTAGAGATCGGTGAACCCTGTCGGTCCGAACATGTTCCGACCAATGTAACAAAGCCCCACGAGGGGGCAGGTCTACAGCATGCGAGTCACAGGCAACTAACGGCGCAAGCCCAGGTCGCTGACGATCTTGCGATAGCGCGCGACGTCGGTGCTGGCGAGATAGTTCAGCAGCCGGCGGCGCTTCCCGACCATTTTCAACAAACCCATGCGGGAATGGTGGTCTTTCTTGTTGGCCTCGAAATGGGAAGTCAGGCCGTTGATGTTGGCGGTCAGCAGCGCGATTTGCACCTCCGCCCTGCCGGAGTCCTTGTCGTTGCTGCCGAACTTCTGCATGATTTCTGCTTTTTGCGAGTTGGTTAAAGCCATTGCAGCATTCTCCTCATGAGGTTAGCTTTTGGAACAGATTTGAGCGATGCGATTTTTGTTGGAAAGTGGCAAATTTTTCGCACAACTGCAAGCGGCGCGCCCGGGTATTTGTGCTGTTGCGGCAGCGTCACTGGCCGGGGCCGGATTCACGTTCTGCGATCGGCCGGCGCCACCACCGCGGCCAGCAGGCGAAGGCTGGCGGCACGATCGGCCTGCAACTGTGCTTGCAGCGCGGCCACCGAGTCGAACTTCATTTCCGGCCGCAGGCGCGCCACGAAGCGAACTTCAAGCTCCTGATCATAAAGATCGCCGGCAAAGTCGAAAAGATGCACTTCCAGCGTGCGGCGGGTGCCGGCAAATGTCGGCCGCACGCCGATATTCATCATGCCGCCCTTTTCCACTTCCGCCCGCCGGACGCGCACTGCATACACCCCGTTGGCGGGAATCAGCTTGTCCGGATGGAGCGGCGCCAAGTTGGCGGTGGGAAAACCAATGGTTTTGCCGCGGCCCTCGCCCCGCACGACTTTCGCACCGAGGCGATACGTGTCGGCGAGCCACTCGTTGGCCAGCTCGATCTCGCCGGCCAGCAGCGCGCGCCGGATTTGCGTGCTGCTGATCACGGTTTCGCCCTGCTGCAGCGGCGGCAATTCGTGCACGGCAAATCCCAACTGCCGGCCGAGGCGGTGCAGCGTGGCAACGTCGCCTTCGCGGTTCTTGCCGAAGCCGTGATCATGGCCGATGACGATGGCCTGCATGCCGATGGTGCCGAAAAGAATCTCACGCACAAACGCCTCAGAGGGCGTCTGCGAAAAGGCGAGCGTGAAGGGAATCACCACCAGCCGGTCAAGGCCGAGGGCCTCGAGCAGTGCAATTTTTTCGGCGATGGTCGTGAGAATGTACAGCGGCGGCTGTCCGCTTCTCTGCAAGACCAACTGCGGATGCGGTTCGAACGTCACCACCGTCGTGCTGCTGCCGCGGGCCTGCGCTTGCTCTCGCAGCAGCCGCAGAATCATGCGGTGGCC from bacterium includes:
- the pnp gene encoding polyribonucleotide nucleotidyltransferase, with protein sequence MLSRKETELNGKVFAIETGRVARQADGACWVQFGDTIVLATVVGDPEAKPDVDFFPLTVDYREKAYAAGKIPGGFFKREGKPSENEILSARLIDRGIRPLFAEDYSNEVQVMVAVLSADKENDPDVLGISAASTAIMLSGLPWNGPLAGVRVGRRDGKFLANPTHADLEGSDLDLVLAATEDSIIMVEGEAHEVSEADMVAALAFGHEVARQLIQVQKAVVAEAAKPPRPVIPIELPAGLESRVREAATETLRGLLRESDKQKRRDSLKQYYKTLTEALQADFPESEAQVSTILHTIEKEIVRAMIVHDRRRLDGRDWTSIRDITCEVGVLPRVHGTCIFTRGQTQALAAVTLGTKVDEQKMDELEGEFYKSYMLHYNFPPFSVGEIRRLGGPGRREVGHGNLAERAIKAVMPNEKVFPYTVRVVSDVLESNGSSSMATVCAGSLALMDAGVPIKSAVAGIAMGLIQEDGQTVILTDILGDEDHLGDMDFKVAGTAQGITGFQMDIKIKGLSSQIMAEALEHARRARLHILNIMNATLSSARPEISQYAPRILTVKVPTDSIGLIIGPGGKTIRDITERTGTTIDIDDSGVVTIAGVDPEACNKAKAIIQGMVAEPELGTIYQGTVKSVKEFGAFVEILPGREGLLHISQIDNRRIARVEDVLKVGDEVTVKLIEIAPDGKLRLSRKALLSSDS
- the rpsO gene encoding 30S ribosomal protein S15; this translates as MALTNSQKAEIMQKFGSNDKDSGRAEVQIALLTANINGLTSHFEANKKDHHSRMGLLKMVGKRRRLLNYLASTDVARYRKIVSDLGLRR
- a CDS encoding bifunctional riboflavin kinase/FAD synthetase; this translates as MAVKTFVGLEQVVKDAGSVVTVGSFDGLHRGHRMILRLLREQAQARGSSTTVVTFEPHPQLVLQRSGQPPLYILTTIAEKIALLEALGLDRLVVIPFTLAFSQTPSEAFVREILFGTIGMQAIVIGHDHGFGKNREGDVATLHRLGRQLGFAVHELPPLQQGETVISSTQIRRALLAGEIELANEWLADTYRLGAKVVRGEGRGKTIGFPTANLAPLHPDKLIPANGVYAVRVRRAEVEKGGMMNIGVRPTFAGTRRTLEVHLFDFAGDLYDQELEVRFVARLRPEMKFDSVAALQAQLQADRAASLRLLAAVVAPADRRT